DNA sequence from the Candidatus Peregrinibacteria bacterium genome:
AAATCCACCTCTCGTATTCGCCTCAATTTCATGATGTTCCATCTCTTCCCAAATTGCTTTTTCAATTTTCACAAACATTCCCTGGGCAATTTTCTCCCCGCGCTTCACCCACACTGTTTCATCAGAAAAATTCCTGACCTGTATGAGGATTTCGTCTTGAGGACCACAATAATCCTGATCAATAATTCCAATAGAATGCGGCATATCGAGATGTTTCTTTTTCGGGGTTGATGATCTCGGAGCAATAATAAGCGCATGATTCGCTGGTGTTGAAATAACAAGTCCGGTAGAAATTCTTGCAATTTCTCGTGGAGGAATCTCTGTATCTTTTGCAGCAACAAAATCAAATCCCACTGCCCCCGGAGTTTCAAACTGTGGCAAGGGAAGATCTTTTCCATGCGGAAGACGGGTAATCCGAATTTTCATTTTCTCTTAAAAATAAAAAACTGCAGGACGCAGTATAGCAGAAATCAATGACGAAAAAGTACAAAATTAAAAGTACAAAGTACAAAATATGAAATCCTTTTTTAAGTTTTGTACTTTGTGCTTTGTACTTTGTACTTTTCGCTTAGATAGATGACGCCGATTTTCCCATAAATATCCAGCGTTCCGACGGATCTTCTGCAGAAGTAAAGAGGATGAGTCCGGTATCTTTTGGAGCATTTTTGATTTTTTCTATTTCATTTTCACGAGCTTTTTCACGGCTCTCCAAAGTGAAGAATAAGTTTTTTCCATTGAGTTTAAGTTCTATAGCATCTGCAATCTTGAGAGAATCAACAAGTGGCTTAAAGAGGCTTGCATTCGGGTTTTTATTATTTGGATTTGAAGAAGCATGAGCAAAAATAATAAGAGTTCCATTTTCATTAGGGACCTCATAAAATCCGCCGCCTTTTGCAAGATCACGTGCCC
Encoded proteins:
- the dut gene encoding dUTP diphosphatase, translated to MKIRITRLPHGKDLPLPQFETPGAVGFDFVAAKDTEIPPREIARISTGLVISTPANHALIIAPRSSTPKKKHLDMPHSIGIIDQDYCGPQDEILIQVRNFSDETVWVKRGEKIAQGMFVKIEKAIWEEMEHHEIEANTRGGFGSTG